From Pandoraea norimbergensis, the proteins below share one genomic window:
- a CDS encoding DUF488 domain-containing protein, with amino-acid sequence MPSPKATKAAAAHAPRSTAKSGDQHTDLHFKRVYDAPSPDDGQRVLADRLWPRGLSKEKAKIDFWAKDVTPSTDLRKWFHEHPEQFNDFRTRFLDELNTLDADHNAMLAELRTRLTQGRVTLLTAAHKLEDGDAQTHLHVLRDFLAS; translated from the coding sequence ATGCCGTCACCGAAAGCTACGAAAGCCGCTGCGGCACACGCGCCCCGCAGTACCGCCAAGTCTGGCGACCAACACACCGACCTCCATTTCAAACGTGTCTACGACGCACCGTCGCCTGATGACGGGCAACGCGTGCTGGCCGATCGTCTGTGGCCGCGCGGGCTCTCCAAAGAGAAAGCCAAGATCGACTTCTGGGCCAAGGACGTCACGCCGAGCACAGACCTGCGTAAGTGGTTTCACGAGCATCCCGAGCAGTTCAACGATTTCCGTACGCGCTTTCTCGATGAGCTGAATACGCTCGACGCCGATCACAACGCGATGCTTGCCGAACTGCGCACGCGATTGACCCAAGGGCGCGTGACCCTGCTCACGGCCGCGCACAAACTCGAAGACGGCGACGCGCAAACGCACCTTCACGTGCTGCGCGATTTTCTGGCGTCGTAG
- the purU gene encoding formyltetrahydrofolate deformylase, with the protein MAPIENSYILKLSCPDRPGIVHAVAGFLVERGGNILDSAQFNDRFTGGFFMRVHFQQLPGETDLAALQRDFAPLATQYEMQWELVDAAIKPRVMLMVSKIGHCLNDLLFRYKTGQLNIEIPVIVSNHKDFYQLAASYNIPFHHLPLMNATPESKAAQEAKVLELVNDNNIDLVVLARYMQVLSANMCKQLAGRAINIHHSFLPSFKGAKPYYQAFDRGVKLIGATAHYVTSDLDEGPIIEQEVERVDHTMDPEQLTAIGRDVECVALARAVRYHAEHRILLNGHKTVIFR; encoded by the coding sequence ATGGCACCGATCGAAAATAGCTACATTCTGAAGTTGTCCTGCCCGGACCGTCCCGGCATCGTCCACGCGGTGGCCGGTTTCCTGGTCGAGCGCGGCGGCAACATTCTCGACTCGGCCCAGTTCAACGATCGCTTCACGGGCGGCTTTTTCATGCGCGTGCACTTCCAGCAACTGCCGGGAGAAACCGATCTGGCCGCGCTGCAACGCGACTTCGCCCCGCTCGCCACGCAATACGAAATGCAGTGGGAACTGGTCGATGCGGCGATCAAGCCGCGCGTCATGCTCATGGTCTCGAAGATCGGCCACTGCCTGAACGATCTGCTGTTCCGCTACAAGACCGGCCAGCTCAACATCGAAATCCCGGTGATCGTCTCGAACCACAAGGATTTCTATCAACTCGCGGCCAGCTACAACATTCCGTTCCATCATCTGCCGCTCATGAATGCCACGCCGGAATCGAAGGCCGCGCAGGAAGCGAAGGTGCTTGAACTGGTCAACGACAACAACATCGATCTGGTGGTGCTGGCGCGCTACATGCAGGTGCTCTCTGCGAACATGTGCAAGCAACTGGCGGGCCGCGCGATCAACATTCACCACTCGTTCCTGCCGAGCTTCAAGGGTGCGAAGCCTTACTATCAGGCGTTCGACCGTGGCGTGAAGCTGATCGGGGCGACGGCGCACTACGTGACGTCCGATCTCGACGAAGGCCCGATCATCGAGCAGGAAGTCGAGCGCGTGGATCACACGATGGACCCGGAACAACTGACCGCCATCGGGCGCGATGTGGAGTGCGTGGCGCTGGCGCGTGCCGTACGTTATCACGCCGAGCATCGCATTCTGCTCAATGGGCACAAGACGGTGATCTTCCGCTAA
- a CDS encoding MFS transporter, whose translation MLVPLIVACALFMENMDSTVLSTSLPLIAKDLGESPITLKLALTTYLISLAVFIPISGWIADRFGTRNVFRFAIGVFVFGSICCGISTNLPELVIARFVQGMGGAMMVPVGRLALLKSVEKRDMVRALNYLTIPALVGPVLGPPLGGFITTYWHWRWIFFINIPIGILGFVLATKYIPDLFEEDVPPLDVKGFILSGLGLSILMLGLSTIGRHLIPTPLALGLVALGGVLLWSYLRHARGLDHPLLRLDLFRIPTFRAGVAGGTLFRIGVGATPFLLPLMLQLGFGMTPMESGALTFISAAGAMFMKTLSLRILQRWGFRRVLMTNAIIASATIGGYGLFTDQTAHLVILCTLLFGGCFRSLQFTSLNAISYADVPAHRMSQATSLASVAQQVSLTLGITIGAAVLQTSSYLHGRDHVVSADFPWAFLTVGLIAVSSTISIARLARDAGSELAQRS comes from the coding sequence ATGCTAGTTCCACTGATTGTTGCCTGCGCGCTGTTCATGGAGAACATGGATTCGACCGTGTTGTCCACCTCGTTGCCGCTGATCGCCAAGGATCTCGGCGAGAGTCCGATCACGCTCAAGCTCGCGCTCACGACCTATCTCATCAGTCTCGCCGTCTTCATCCCGATCAGCGGCTGGATTGCCGACCGCTTCGGCACGCGCAACGTGTTCCGCTTCGCCATCGGGGTGTTTGTCTTCGGCTCGATCTGCTGCGGCATTTCGACCAATCTGCCGGAACTGGTGATCGCGCGTTTCGTGCAAGGTATGGGCGGCGCGATGATGGTGCCGGTTGGCCGTCTCGCGTTGCTCAAATCGGTGGAAAAACGCGACATGGTGCGCGCGCTCAACTACCTGACGATTCCCGCGCTGGTCGGCCCGGTGCTCGGCCCGCCGCTCGGGGGTTTTATTACCACGTACTGGCACTGGCGCTGGATCTTCTTCATCAACATTCCGATCGGCATTCTTGGCTTCGTGCTCGCGACGAAGTACATCCCCGATCTGTTCGAAGAGGATGTGCCGCCGCTCGATGTGAAGGGTTTCATCCTGTCGGGACTCGGCCTGTCGATTCTGATGCTCGGTCTCTCGACCATTGGCCGCCATCTGATTCCGACGCCGCTCGCGCTCGGGCTCGTGGCCCTCGGCGGCGTGTTGCTGTGGTCGTATCTGCGCCACGCACGTGGCCTCGACCACCCGCTGCTACGGCTCGATCTGTTCCGCATTCCGACGTTCCGTGCCGGTGTCGCGGGTGGCACGCTGTTCCGCATCGGTGTGGGTGCAACACCGTTTCTGTTGCCGCTGATGCTGCAACTCGGCTTCGGCATGACACCCATGGAGTCGGGGGCGCTCACGTTCATCTCGGCCGCGGGCGCGATGTTCATGAAGACGCTCTCGCTGCGCATTCTGCAACGCTGGGGCTTTCGCCGTGTGCTGATGACCAACGCGATCATCGCATCGGCCACCATCGGCGGATACGGGTTGTTCACCGACCAAACGGCGCATCTGGTCATTCTCTGCACGCTGCTGTTCGGCGGGTGCTTCCGCTCGCTGCAATTCACCAGCCTGAATGCCATCTCCTACGCCGACGTGCCCGCACACCGCATGAGTCAGGCAACGAGTCTGGCAAGCGTGGCGCAGCAGGTCTCGCTCACGCTGGGCATCACCATCGGCGCCGCTGTGTTGCAAACGTCGTCGTATCTGCACGGGCGCGATCACGTCGTCTCGGCCGACTTCCCGTGGGCGTTTCTGACCGTGGGCCTGATTGCGGTGAGTTCGACGATCTCGATTGCCCGTCTCGCCCGCGATGCCGGTAGCGAATTGGCACAACGCAGTTGA
- a CDS encoding GcvT family protein, protein MATVLPTHARVVIVGGGIVGCSVAYHLAKLGWTDVVLLEQGQLSCGTTWHAAGLVGQLRSQESMTKLIRYSTKLYSELEAETGLGTGWKQCGSLSVAHTPERMTQLKRTAAVARAYGVQCDVISPRDAGELWPVMRTDDLVGAVWLPGDGKANPTDLTQALARGARSRGVRIAENTRITEIHTATPNGVRTATGVSWQNKDGESGRVDAEIVVNCAGQWAKAVGRMCGVTVPLHSAEHYYIVTERIAGVHPDLPVMRDPDGYIYFKEEVGGLVMGGFEPNAKPWGMNGIPENFEFQLLPDDWDQFEILMENALIRVPALETAQIRQFYNGPESFTPDNNFILGEAPELRNFYVGAGFNSMGIASAGGAGMALAEWIVAGEPTMDLWPVDIRRFAGFNGNDTWLHDRVKETLGLHYAMPWPNRELDTARPFRRSPLYGTLLAKGACFGSKMGWERPNFFAPSPEEARIEYSFGQQNWHAWSAAEHRACREAVALFDMSSFSKLLIKGRDAERVLQSLCSNDVSVAPGRTVYTGMLNERGGYESDFTLTRLAPDQYLMVTGSAQTTRDMDYVERRIPADAHCTVVDVTGQYSVLAVMGPNSRALLQQVSKADFSNEAFPFGTSREIDLGYATVRATRLTYVGELGWELYVPVEFAVGVYEALHAAGKAFGLRDAGYYAIDSLRIEKGYRAWGRELTPDTNPVEAGLTFACKLAGDIAFTGRTAVEQARAQGVRRKLVSVALDGADDRMLWGGEAVLRDGQPVGFISSAAYGHTIDAPVGLAFLINPDGPVDAAFVEAGRYQVDLAGELLDARVQLRALYDPKGERVKA, encoded by the coding sequence ATGGCCACAGTCTTGCCCACTCATGCCCGCGTCGTCATCGTCGGCGGCGGCATCGTCGGATGTTCCGTCGCCTATCACCTTGCGAAGCTCGGCTGGACCGACGTCGTGCTGCTCGAACAGGGCCAGTTGTCGTGCGGCACGACATGGCATGCGGCGGGGCTTGTCGGGCAGTTGCGCTCGCAGGAGAGCATGACGAAGCTCATCCGCTATTCGACCAAGCTGTATAGCGAACTGGAAGCGGAGACGGGGCTGGGCACGGGCTGGAAGCAATGCGGTTCGTTGTCGGTGGCGCATACGCCCGAGCGCATGACGCAACTCAAGCGCACTGCCGCCGTGGCGCGCGCGTATGGCGTGCAATGCGACGTGATCTCGCCGCGCGATGCCGGTGAGTTGTGGCCGGTCATGCGCACCGATGACCTCGTGGGCGCCGTATGGCTGCCGGGCGACGGCAAGGCGAATCCGACCGATCTCACGCAGGCGCTCGCACGCGGTGCGCGCAGCCGAGGCGTGCGCATCGCCGAAAACACCCGCATTACCGAAATTCACACGGCGACACCCAATGGCGTGCGCACGGCTACCGGCGTGTCGTGGCAAAACAAGGACGGCGAGAGCGGTCGTGTCGACGCCGAGATCGTCGTCAACTGCGCGGGCCAATGGGCCAAGGCCGTGGGCCGGATGTGCGGTGTCACGGTGCCGTTGCATTCGGCGGAGCACTACTACATCGTGACCGAGCGCATCGCGGGCGTGCATCCTGACCTGCCGGTGATGCGCGACCCCGACGGCTACATCTATTTCAAGGAAGAAGTGGGCGGGCTGGTGATGGGCGGCTTCGAGCCGAACGCCAAGCCGTGGGGCATGAACGGCATTCCCGAGAACTTCGAGTTTCAACTTTTGCCCGACGACTGGGACCAGTTCGAGATTCTCATGGAGAACGCGCTGATCCGCGTGCCGGCGCTGGAGACGGCGCAGATTCGTCAGTTCTACAACGGCCCCGAGTCGTTCACGCCGGACAACAACTTCATTCTTGGCGAAGCCCCCGAGTTGCGGAATTTCTACGTCGGCGCTGGCTTCAATTCCATGGGGATTGCGTCGGCGGGCGGGGCGGGCATGGCCCTCGCCGAGTGGATTGTTGCGGGCGAGCCGACGATGGATCTGTGGCCGGTGGATATCCGCCGTTTCGCCGGCTTCAACGGCAACGACACGTGGCTGCACGACCGTGTGAAAGAGACACTTGGCCTACATTACGCGATGCCGTGGCCGAATCGTGAACTCGACACCGCGCGCCCGTTCCGCCGCTCGCCGCTATACGGCACGTTGCTGGCCAAGGGCGCGTGCTTCGGCAGCAAGATGGGCTGGGAGCGGCCCAACTTCTTCGCGCCTTCGCCCGAAGAAGCGCGCATCGAGTACAGCTTCGGCCAGCAGAACTGGCATGCGTGGAGCGCGGCTGAGCATCGCGCGTGCCGTGAGGCCGTGGCGCTGTTCGACATGAGTTCGTTCTCGAAGCTGCTCATCAAGGGGCGGGATGCCGAGCGTGTGTTGCAATCGCTGTGCAGCAACGACGTGTCGGTTGCACCGGGCCGCACCGTCTACACGGGCATGCTCAACGAGCGGGGCGGCTACGAGTCGGACTTCACGCTCACGCGTCTCGCGCCCGATCAGTACCTGATGGTCACTGGCTCGGCACAGACCACCCGCGATATGGACTACGTAGAGCGCCGCATTCCGGCGGACGCGCACTGCACCGTGGTGGACGTGACGGGGCAATATTCGGTGCTGGCGGTCATGGGGCCGAATTCGCGCGCCTTGCTCCAGCAAGTGTCCAAGGCCGATTTCTCCAATGAGGCATTTCCGTTCGGTACGAGCCGCGAGATCGATCTCGGCTACGCCACCGTGCGTGCAACGCGCCTGACCTACGTCGGCGAACTCGGTTGGGAGCTTTACGTGCCGGTCGAATTTGCCGTGGGTGTCTACGAGGCGCTGCACGCGGCGGGCAAGGCGTTCGGGTTGCGCGATGCCGGCTACTACGCCATCGATTCGCTGCGTATCGAGAAAGGCTATCGGGCATGGGGCCGCGAACTGACGCCCGATACCAACCCGGTCGAAGCCGGCCTGACGTTCGCGTGCAAGCTGGCGGGCGACATCGCATTTACTGGGCGCACGGCGGTCGAACAGGCCCGTGCGCAAGGGGTGCGCCGCAAACTGGTGAGCGTGGCGCTCGACGGCGCCGACGATCGCATGCTGTGGGGCGGCGAGGCGGTCTTGCGAGATGGCCAGCCGGTGGGCTTCATTTCATCGGCCGCGTACGGGCATACCATCGACGCGCCGGTGGGGCTTGCGTTCCTCATCAACCCCGACGGTCCGGTGGATGCCGCGTTTGTCGAAGCTGGCCGATATCAGGTCGATCTGGCAGGCGAACTGCTCGATGCGCGGGTGCAACTGCGGGCCCTGTACGACCCGAAAGGCGAACGAGTGAAGGCGTGA
- a CDS encoding NUDIX hydrolase has protein sequence MSFACIAAARRFDDTAHLPLVIGSQRYGWIRRRDVESLCRWPEVFEISSLAVRIHPRHDTCEARTAALAPVIETLAAEGIITGWRNERYAIRQRLYDAPLAWIERAASRFFGTRTFAVHVNAYVPARFVGEAPKMWIARRSVHKATDPGCLDNAAAGGIGNGIGVGDTLVKECWEEAGIPAYLANEARPGRTLHLLAEIPEGVQSEQVFVYDLALPRGFVPENQDGEASAHWLCSAGHVRDVIARGEMTVDASLASLDFLLREGAVRAKDCAGIDALFKPADE, from the coding sequence ATGTCTTTTGCATGTATAGCAGCGGCGCGCCGCTTCGACGACACGGCACACCTGCCGCTCGTGATCGGTTCGCAGCGTTACGGCTGGATTCGCCGTCGCGACGTCGAGTCGCTGTGCCGGTGGCCCGAGGTTTTCGAAATCAGCTCGCTCGCGGTGCGCATTCACCCGCGTCACGACACGTGTGAAGCCCGCACGGCGGCGCTCGCGCCGGTGATCGAGACGCTGGCGGCCGAGGGCATCATCACCGGCTGGCGCAACGAACGTTACGCCATCCGGCAGCGGCTTTACGACGCACCACTCGCCTGGATCGAGCGCGCGGCCTCGCGGTTCTTCGGCACACGTACGTTTGCCGTGCACGTGAACGCGTATGTCCCCGCGCGCTTCGTGGGCGAAGCACCGAAAATGTGGATTGCCCGTCGCAGCGTGCACAAGGCGACCGATCCCGGCTGTCTCGACAATGCGGCGGCTGGGGGCATCGGCAACGGCATCGGCGTGGGCGACACGCTCGTCAAGGAATGCTGGGAAGAAGCGGGCATTCCGGCGTATCTGGCCAACGAAGCCCGGCCGGGCCGCACGCTGCACCTTCTGGCGGAAATTCCGGAGGGTGTGCAGTCGGAGCAGGTGTTCGTCTACGACCTCGCGCTGCCGCGTGGCTTCGTGCCGGAGAATCAGGACGGCGAGGCCAGCGCCCACTGGCTGTGTTCTGCCGGCCATGTGCGCGATGTGATCGCGCGCGGCGAGATGACGGTCGACGCGAGCCTCGCCAGCCTCGATTTTCTGCTGCGTGAAGGGGCGGTGCGCGCGAAGGACTGCGCAGGCATCGACGCCTTGTTCAAGCCGGCCGACGAGTAA